One window of Bacillus alkalicellulosilyticus genomic DNA carries:
- a CDS encoding branched-chain amino acid aminotransferase, translating to MSDSTIKVILSETKKRIPKPEELEFGRVFTDHMFVMDFEDGKGWHRPRIIPYQPITLDPSAKILHYGQSVFEGLKAYSSKEDDILLFRPEKNMERLNRSNDRLCIPSIDEDFALKALKQLLEIDKEWIPKAEGTSLYIRPFIFSTEPYLGVAPSTSYTFMITLSPVGAYYKEGINPVKIAVETEFVRAVHGGTGYAKTGGNYAGSLKAQVNSEKKGYSQVLWLDGNEKKYIEEVGSMNVFFKINGEIVTPALNGSILDGITRDSIIQLLKHWGIKVTERKISFTEIYEAYHAGQLEEAFGTGTAAVISPIGEFGWKEEKLILNNGETGEVSKRLYDTLTGIQKGELEDPFGWRVTV from the coding sequence ATGTCAGATTCAACGATTAAAGTAATACTAAGTGAGACTAAAAAAAGAATACCTAAGCCAGAAGAACTTGAATTTGGCAGAGTGTTTACGGACCATATGTTTGTTATGGACTTTGAAGACGGAAAGGGCTGGCATCGTCCAAGGATTATTCCTTATCAACCGATTACTTTAGACCCATCAGCGAAAATATTGCATTATGGTCAATCTGTATTTGAAGGGTTAAAAGCGTATTCCTCAAAAGAAGATGATATCCTTTTGTTTAGACCTGAAAAGAATATGGAACGATTAAACCGTTCCAATGACCGATTATGCATTCCGTCCATTGACGAGGATTTTGCGTTAAAAGCATTAAAGCAATTACTAGAAATCGATAAAGAGTGGATTCCGAAGGCAGAGGGAACGTCTTTGTATATCCGTCCGTTCATCTTTTCAACAGAACCATACTTAGGTGTAGCGCCATCAACAAGCTATACTTTTATGATAACTCTTTCTCCTGTGGGAGCGTATTATAAAGAAGGCATTAACCCTGTAAAAATTGCGGTTGAGACTGAATTCGTGAGAGCAGTCCATGGTGGTACAGGATATGCAAAAACAGGTGGTAACTATGCAGGAAGTCTAAAGGCACAAGTGAATTCTGAGAAAAAAGGATATTCCCAAGTGCTTTGGTTGGATGGAAATGAGAAAAAGTACATTGAAGAAGTTGGAAGTATGAATGTATTCTTTAAAATAAATGGTGAGATCGTGACACCGGCTTTAAATGGTAGTATTCTTGACGGAATTACAAGAGATTCAATCATTCAATTACTAAAGCATTGGGGTATTAAAGTCACTGAACGAAAAATCTCATTTACTGAAATTTATGAAGCGTACCACGCTGGACAGCTTGAAGAAGCTTTTGGGACTGGGACAGCTGCCGTAATCTCTCCAATTGGCGAGTTCGGTTGGAAAGAGGAGAAGCTTATATTAAATAACGGCGAAACTGGAGAAGTATCGAAAAGGTTATATGACACACTTACTGGGATTCAAAAGGGTGAACTCGAAGATCCTTTTGGTTGGAGAGTTACAGTGTAA
- a CDS encoding chloride channel protein has product MKHGIERYFSAFVTLFSWIIFSGIIGVIVGSLTSLLLTTNDILGDTRKEHGWLLFLLPLGGVLIGYMYMFFGKDSAKGNNLVFEGVQGISQVHRRMGPIVYIGTFITVLFGGSTGREGAAVQMGGSIAESVNRFFKIHLIDKKILLMAGISAGFGSAFGTPITGGIFGMEVTSVGKMKYEAIVPCLVASFTGHYITTAAWNVGHENLVIHSVPPMTVSVVLKVIIVSILFGMISLVYCQLRHEVQRISEKFLKKNHMLRGFIGGLVIIVLVYVVGSREYLGRGIDVLEAAVAGEAVPTYSFLAKLVFTVITMGMGFVGGEAIPLFFMGATFGNTISTVVDLPTSFLAALGMIAVFAGGANTPIACLFLAIEMFDGKGIEFFFIACLISYLVSSHHGLWPSQKIYDPKSRLYNVGQGDTIATLEKKKKQE; this is encoded by the coding sequence ATGAAACATGGGATTGAACGTTATTTTTCTGCATTTGTTACGCTCTTTTCTTGGATAATTTTTTCGGGAATCATTGGTGTTATAGTAGGTTCTTTGACCTCGTTACTATTAACGACTAATGACATTTTAGGTGATACACGTAAAGAGCATGGTTGGCTTTTATTTCTCCTCCCATTGGGAGGTGTACTGATTGGATATATGTACATGTTTTTTGGTAAGGATTCTGCGAAAGGAAACAACCTTGTGTTCGAAGGGGTACAGGGGATTTCACAGGTTCATCGAAGAATGGGTCCCATAGTCTATATAGGAACTTTTATAACGGTATTATTTGGTGGATCAACAGGTCGTGAAGGGGCTGCCGTCCAAATGGGTGGGAGTATAGCGGAATCAGTGAACCGTTTTTTTAAAATACATCTAATAGATAAGAAAATTTTGCTAATGGCAGGGATTAGCGCTGGGTTTGGCTCAGCTTTTGGCACACCGATAACTGGAGGAATTTTTGGAATGGAAGTGACTTCAGTTGGAAAGATGAAATACGAGGCCATTGTTCCTTGTTTGGTAGCTAGTTTTACCGGTCATTATATTACGACTGCGGCATGGAATGTAGGGCATGAGAATCTTGTGATTCACAGTGTACCACCGATGACGGTTTCGGTTGTATTAAAGGTAATTATCGTGTCCATTTTATTTGGAATGATTAGCTTAGTCTATTGTCAACTAAGGCATGAAGTTCAACGAATATCGGAGAAGTTTTTGAAAAAAAATCATATGCTTAGAGGGTTTATTGGCGGCTTAGTCATCATTGTATTAGTGTATGTCGTTGGTTCTAGAGAGTATCTTGGAAGAGGGATTGATGTTCTCGAAGCTGCGGTAGCAGGTGAAGCAGTACCGACATATTCTTTTTTGGCAAAACTAGTGTTTACTGTGATTACCATGGGAATGGGTTTTGTAGGTGGTGAAGCGATTCCTCTCTTTTTTATGGGGGCAACGTTTGGTAACACGATTTCGACCGTCGTTGATTTGCCAACATCATTTTTAGCTGCACTTGGGATGATAGCTGTATTTGCAGGTGGCGCTAATACACCTATTGCATGCCTTTTCTTAGCGATTGAAATGTTTGATGGCAAGGGCATTGAATTCTTTTTTATCGCATGTCTTATTAGTTATCTTGTATCAAGTCACCATGGGTTGTGGCCTTCTCAAAAGATATATGACCCAAAAAGTAGACTATACAATGTGGGACAAGGAGATACGATAGCAACCTTAGAAAAAAAGAAAAAACAGGAATAG
- a CDS encoding GDSL-type esterase/lipase family protein, producing MKRIVKLVMLLLLISLLFTSVSFAKSDQAKKSLVALGDSIPYGYNLGDSNLEPSKLAYPYVIGESINSRVRNISVPGATTEDLLASLQHQKYRQAIRHADVVTLTIGNNDLLRALGYANAVSGGDPLVFQQVLQQEIAASNVFGNLQQIIKEITNLTDATIVVYNVYNPFQVTDPLHYVGLSVLPNINNQIAQIVSGTNQMYKNQIVLADAYSAFGQNQAEYVIVGDIHPTVAGQKKLADIGVVALRR from the coding sequence ATGAAAAGAATAGTTAAGTTAGTAATGTTGTTGCTCCTTATATCGTTATTATTTACTTCGGTGTCATTTGCTAAAAGTGACCAAGCAAAAAAATCATTGGTTGCACTAGGGGACTCGATTCCGTATGGGTATAACTTGGGGGACAGTAACCTTGAACCGTCCAAACTTGCTTATCCATACGTAATAGGTGAATCAATTAATTCGCGAGTTCGAAACATAAGCGTTCCTGGAGCAACGACAGAAGATTTACTAGCGTCGTTACAACATCAAAAGTACCGTCAAGCCATTAGACACGCAGATGTTGTTACACTTACTATTGGTAATAATGATTTGTTACGTGCTCTTGGATATGCAAATGCAGTAAGTGGAGGAGATCCACTTGTTTTTCAACAAGTGTTGCAACAAGAAATTGCAGCTAGCAACGTCTTTGGAAATCTTCAGCAAATCATTAAAGAAATTACAAATCTCACAGATGCAACAATAGTGGTCTATAATGTTTACAATCCTTTTCAAGTAACCGACCCACTTCATTATGTTGGACTTTCTGTTTTGCCAAACATTAATAACCAAATCGCTCAAATTGTATCAGGTACGAATCAAATGTATAAAAATCAAATCGTTTTAGCAGATGCTTATAGTGCTTTTGGTCAAAATCAAGCGGAGTACGTTATCGTTGGGGATATTCATCCTACTGTAGCAGGTCAAAAGAAGCTAGCTGATATAGGAGTGGTTGCTTTAAGAAGATAG
- a CDS encoding type IV pilus modification PilV family protein has product MSKETTKEMNQFRSEKGLTLIEVLVSIVILTLVLVSFMTMFTQSAKTNQVSEEIISATYVAQMEMEEMYNKSTTGGLQQTMTDLQTTYPDGFEANPTEGKYKYEKESDGYLIRTRIKREPTDNRLVSVVVEVRSSTDTSKLEAKMETKLLWGN; this is encoded by the coding sequence ATGTCTAAAGAAACTACAAAAGAGATGAATCAGTTTCGATCTGAAAAAGGATTAACGCTTATAGAGGTGCTTGTTTCTATTGTTATCTTAACCCTTGTGTTGGTTTCGTTTATGACGATGTTTACACAGTCGGCAAAAACGAATCAAGTATCGGAAGAGATTATTTCAGCGACTTATGTAGCTCAAATGGAAATGGAGGAAATGTATAATAAAAGTACTACTGGTGGTTTACAGCAGACAATGACGGATCTCCAAACTACTTATCCTGATGGATTTGAAGCAAATCCTACAGAAGGGAAGTATAAGTACGAAAAAGAAAGTGATGGATATCTCATTCGAACACGGATTAAACGAGAACCAACTGATAACCGACTAGTAAGTGTTGTTGTAGAGGTCCGTTCAAGCACAGACACAAGTAAATTAGAAGCAAAGATGGAAACTAAGTTATTATGGGGGAACTAA
- a CDS encoding prepilin-type N-terminal cleavage/methylation domain-containing protein gives MMSRLKGNNKGLTLIEVVATLAIVSMVLLLINAIHLSGQKQVVTQSNQIEHQGNVRLALNMITKEIRSAEKVEVAGHVITLKDKNGVEVAKIKHAGTEILKNGDAMISFIDQLLVEKVDNKITLDITSEALENGQQVRQSTVIYIRK, from the coding sequence ATGATGAGTCGATTAAAAGGTAATAACAAAGGACTTACTCTCATCGAAGTAGTCGCAACATTAGCAATTGTTTCCATGGTTTTACTGCTCATCAATGCCATCCATCTGTCTGGACAAAAACAAGTAGTAACCCAATCCAATCAGATTGAACACCAAGGAAACGTCAGACTAGCCCTTAATATGATAACAAAGGAAATTCGAAGTGCGGAAAAAGTAGAAGTAGCAGGCCATGTTATTACTCTAAAAGACAAAAATGGTGTAGAAGTGGCTAAGATTAAACATGCTGGAACAGAGATATTAAAAAATGGAGATGCAATGATTTCCTTTATTGATCAGCTTCTCGTTGAAAAGGTAGATAATAAAATAACATTAGATATTACAAGTGAGGCACTTGAGAATGGACAACAAGTCAGACAGTCAACCGTTATATACATAAGAAAGTAG
- a CDS encoding PilX N-terminal domain-containing pilus assembly protein, whose amino-acid sequence MPCKNHIQNEKGITLLLVLVVLVVISVMGLSLMGLAASNVQMSSGERDNQSTYYIAEAGATQILSNVNRNVLTYYNTATNATDFFTKLENEVLQIGSHTNINSFEEVFGVTPKANVKIEKVPGHDTGNIRKYKLVSEGVVDNRKRTVESTFTLEWKNKSGSSLDLPDDLAVFSENKIHLNGLIDGNIATNSIDPGAINLEWAGFNPPNTFKGTVYLMPGASENIIERKQGMIGQEYTFKPYTKTPPKYELPKFPDFPMNPGTANLIVSNSNTTIGPEDMTYNRITVNGGRTLTINVGASNQTTKIRVRELSVTNNGNIVLQGQGKLELYVDHSMTVAGARINNTTPQTDERITIYFSGPSLTVGNNGQIGASLFADKTNITIEGSGGIQGHIITGGSTVTVRGTSNAGSLLFAPNATVTATGSGHIHGAVIGKTFIVEGGGKVTHTPIKKDTLKPFFPDTASQISVDMLLTNEPIREK is encoded by the coding sequence TTGCCTTGTAAAAATCATATTCAAAATGAAAAAGGTATTACGCTTTTATTGGTGTTAGTTGTGTTAGTTGTTATTTCTGTGATGGGACTTAGCTTAATGGGTCTCGCTGCATCTAACGTTCAGATGAGTTCGGGGGAACGCGATAATCAATCTACATATTATATCGCAGAAGCAGGAGCAACCCAAATCTTAAGTAATGTTAATAGGAATGTACTAACTTATTATAATACCGCAACAAATGCCACTGACTTTTTTACAAAGTTAGAGAACGAAGTATTACAAATTGGTAGTCATACCAATATTAATTCTTTTGAAGAAGTCTTTGGAGTTACACCAAAAGCAAACGTAAAAATTGAAAAAGTACCAGGACACGATACAGGAAATATAAGAAAATATAAACTTGTATCAGAAGGAGTAGTCGATAATCGAAAAAGAACGGTTGAATCTACTTTTACGCTGGAGTGGAAAAATAAAAGTGGGTCTTCGCTAGATCTACCTGATGATTTAGCAGTTTTTTCCGAAAATAAAATACACTTAAATGGTCTAATTGATGGTAACATTGCAACCAACTCTATAGATCCTGGAGCGATTAATCTTGAATGGGCTGGTTTTAATCCTCCAAATACTTTTAAGGGGACTGTTTACTTAATGCCAGGAGCTAGTGAAAATATTATAGAGAGAAAACAAGGTATGATAGGTCAAGAATATACATTCAAACCATATACAAAAACACCACCTAAATACGAGTTACCAAAATTTCCAGATTTTCCAATGAACCCAGGTACAGCAAATTTAATTGTAAGCAATTCCAATACAACGATCGGTCCAGAAGATATGACATACAACAGAATTACTGTAAATGGCGGGAGAACCCTTACAATTAATGTTGGTGCAAGTAACCAGACCACAAAAATAAGGGTTAGAGAATTATCTGTAACCAATAATGGAAATATTGTATTGCAAGGACAAGGGAAATTAGAACTATATGTAGACCATAGCATGACTGTAGCTGGTGCACGTATTAATAATACAACACCTCAAACTGATGAGAGAATTACAATATATTTTAGTGGACCGTCACTTACAGTTGGGAATAATGGACAAATTGGAGCGTCTCTTTTTGCAGATAAAACGAATATAACAATTGAAGGCTCAGGAGGTATTCAGGGACATATCATCACTGGTGGTTCTACTGTTACTGTTAGGGGAACATCAAATGCTGGCAGTTTACTATTTGCACCGAATGCAACAGTCACCGCCACAGGAAGTGGACATATACATGGAGCAGTAATTGGTAAAACGTTTATAGTAGAAGGTGGAGGAAAAGTTACACATACGCCCATTAAAAAAGATACTTTAAAGCCGTTTTTTCCAGATACTGCGTCGCAAATATCAGTTGACATGTTATTGACTAATGAACCAATTCGAGAAAAATGA
- a CDS encoding PilW family protein encodes MKRMLNQQDGITLVELLATLAIMSFLLTLLYGVFFSGMNHVKKGQDTVALQQEANYITNLLTKMHQTQDTYIIDINPTTKALTITDHSGTKYTISNPNLEYKISYQTGATPETAIVTETTFHPKAPINPTKIVHIKLVIISPNQQFEVKTILSRM; translated from the coding sequence ATGAAACGGATGCTTAATCAACAAGACGGGATAACTCTTGTTGAATTATTGGCTACTCTTGCGATTATGTCCTTCTTATTGACTCTTCTGTATGGTGTCTTCTTTAGCGGAATGAATCACGTAAAGAAAGGACAGGATACGGTTGCCCTTCAACAAGAAGCAAACTATATTACAAATCTACTAACGAAGATGCACCAAACCCAAGACACGTACATAATAGATATTAATCCTACTACTAAAGCACTGACGATTACTGACCACAGTGGAACGAAATATACGATTTCAAATCCTAACTTAGAATATAAAATAAGCTATCAAACAGGAGCAACACCTGAAACCGCTATTGTTACGGAAACAACCTTTCACCCTAAAGCTCCTATTAATCCAACTAAAATCGTTCATATTAAGTTGGTTATTATAAGTCCGAATCAGCAATTTGAGGTAAAAACCATTTTATCAAGAATGTAA
- a CDS encoding type IV pilus modification PilV family protein has translation MVQKNEKGFTLIELLAAIVILSIIIIVFSGIFTNSFKSNAHTTDSIQAVNIAREMETIIRVDAAKSESLKKFIDNVRVRVENNQIPLIPASHLAKTNTAYSALQLDNNITVVQRSEKREDNTIVQEDYFLFPLSHPEYTVSLYLKAKPDLKMVNKQRSLYRVYIQVESKHGNTKHLSDTYTYIEYKY, from the coding sequence ATGGTTCAGAAAAATGAAAAAGGATTTACGTTAATTGAACTATTAGCCGCAATCGTCATACTCTCCATTATAATTATAGTATTCTCCGGAATCTTTACAAACTCATTTAAATCCAATGCACATACGACAGATTCGATACAAGCAGTGAATATTGCTCGTGAAATGGAAACGATTATTCGAGTAGATGCTGCGAAGTCTGAGTCTCTAAAAAAATTCATTGATAATGTGAGAGTCAGAGTTGAAAACAATCAGATTCCTTTAATACCAGCTTCACATTTAGCCAAAACTAATACTGCCTATAGTGCATTGCAACTAGATAATAACATTACAGTTGTCCAAAGAAGCGAAAAACGAGAAGACAATACAATTGTACAAGAGGATTATTTTTTATTTCCTTTAAGTCATCCTGAATACACGGTGTCACTTTATTTAAAAGCCAAACCAGATTTAAAGATGGTTAACAAACAACGTTCCTTATACCGAGTATATATTCAAGTGGAATCAAAACATGGAAACACAAAACATCTATCAGATACTTACACGTACATCGAATATAAATACTGA
- a CDS encoding carbon-nitrogen hydrolase family protein, with protein MRGIKLAMGQMEVEPGNSEKNLSRAVTFIKEAARKKCDLIVLPETLDLGWTYPNSYESAQTIPGEYSNLLCKVAKDQTIYIAAGLTEKNGERLYNSAILINQHGEIIYKHRKINELSIATHLYTTGESLGIVSTSFGKVGLNICADISPASVYIGHAQALMGADLIISPSAWAVEQNYDNHKEPYGDMWIESYTELATTHKLLLLE; from the coding sequence TTGAGGGGAATTAAGTTAGCAATGGGACAAATGGAGGTAGAACCAGGGAATTCTGAGAAGAATTTAAGCAGAGCTGTAACGTTTATAAAAGAGGCAGCCAGAAAAAAATGTGATTTGATTGTCTTACCTGAGACTTTGGACTTGGGTTGGACATACCCAAATTCATATGAGAGTGCTCAAACTATTCCGGGTGAATATAGTAATCTGCTATGTAAAGTGGCGAAAGATCAAACCATTTATATAGCAGCAGGCCTAACGGAGAAGAATGGGGAGAGATTATATAACTCTGCTATACTTATTAACCAACACGGAGAGATTATCTACAAACATCGTAAAATAAATGAGTTGTCGATTGCGACTCATTTATATACAACGGGTGAGTCGCTTGGTATCGTTTCTACCTCTTTCGGTAAAGTAGGGTTAAATATTTGTGCAGATATTTCCCCTGCATCTGTCTATATAGGTCATGCGCAGGCACTAATGGGAGCAGACCTTATAATTTCACCGAGTGCTTGGGCTGTAGAGCAAAATTATGATAATCACAAAGAGCCTTATGGTGACATGTGGATAGAATCATATACCGAATTAGCGACAACTCATAAACTACTGTTATTGGAGTAA
- a CDS encoding ThuA domain-containing protein, with protein MSQKVLVIGDYEEAPWHPLSAIEEQLKQLLPEHDEVDVTIDRSLLREETLSNYDLLISYVDAWEKKLAPEEIGGLLRFVAAGGRFLCIHNGVSLQTTYEYAQLVGAKFTGHPPYQTLQYNITQEHDITAGLESFKMDEELYCFEFDPFTEKTVVLECTNGEQTMPAAWYHSYGQGQVVYLAIGHDSQSFANNSFQQLVKNSIAWLASSK; from the coding sequence ATGAGTCAAAAAGTATTAGTGATTGGTGATTATGAAGAAGCACCTTGGCATCCATTATCAGCAATTGAGGAGCAGTTAAAACAATTGCTTCCAGAACACGATGAAGTTGATGTTACGATTGACCGAAGTTTGCTCCGTGAAGAAACTCTTTCGAACTACGATTTGTTAATTTCTTATGTCGATGCGTGGGAGAAGAAACTAGCCCCTGAAGAAATCGGAGGATTACTTCGTTTTGTGGCAGCCGGTGGTAGATTCCTTTGCATTCATAATGGTGTTTCGTTGCAAACCACTTATGAATATGCACAGTTGGTAGGCGCCAAATTCACAGGACATCCGCCATATCAAACGCTACAATACAACATTACACAAGAGCATGATATTACGGCAGGACTCGAGTCGTTTAAAATGGATGAGGAATTGTACTGTTTTGAATTTGACCCTTTTACAGAAAAGACAGTAGTGCTTGAATGTACAAACGGAGAACAAACGATGCCTGCGGCTTGGTATCATTCTTATGGTCAAGGACAAGTAGTTTATTTAGCAATTGGTCATGACAGTCAATCTTTTGCGAATAATTCGTTTCAGCAATTAGTTAAAAATAGTATCGCGTGGCTCGCTTCATCTAAGTAA
- a CDS encoding SDR family oxidoreductase, with the protein MNQTVLITGANRGLGLELVKVYLKDGFTVFAGVRSSNDHIERLKQEFPEKLIDIPMDVSSTESVENAANLLRNQTDHLDILINNAAVHLEEERKRLEQVDFDAVLETYNINTVGSLRVTKYFLPFVEAGNLKLHINISSEAGSIGKCWRDGEFGYTMSKAALNMQSVVLQNLVKPKGIKVLAIHPGWMRTDMGGPNATDSSTTSAEQVAALGKKYQGDLEAPIYFDNHGEVFPY; encoded by the coding sequence ATGAATCAAACAGTCTTAATTACGGGAGCCAACCGAGGTCTTGGTCTTGAACTTGTAAAAGTTTATTTAAAAGATGGGTTCACCGTGTTTGCTGGAGTACGTTCTAGTAACGACCACATTGAGAGGTTAAAACAAGAATTCCCTGAAAAACTGATTGACATCCCAATGGATGTTTCGTCAACAGAATCTGTTGAAAATGCTGCAAATCTTCTGAGAAATCAAACGGACCATTTAGATATTTTGATTAACAATGCAGCTGTTCATTTAGAAGAAGAGCGAAAACGTTTAGAGCAAGTTGATTTTGATGCGGTCCTAGAAACATATAATATCAATACTGTCGGCTCACTACGAGTAACGAAATACTTTTTACCATTTGTGGAAGCGGGTAACCTGAAGCTTCATATCAACATCTCTTCTGAAGCGGGAAGCATTGGGAAGTGTTGGAGAGACGGAGAGTTTGGATATACGATGTCAAAAGCGGCTCTGAACATGCAAAGTGTCGTTCTTCAAAACTTAGTCAAACCAAAAGGAATCAAAGTACTAGCCATTCATCCAGGTTGGATGCGAACGGATATGGGCGGACCAAATGCCACAGATAGCTCAACGACATCTGCCGAACAAGTCGCAGCTCTCGGGAAAAAATACCAAGGCGACCTAGAAGCACCAATTTACTTCGATAACCATGGAGAAGTATTTCCTTATTAA